In the Kiritimatiellia bacterium genome, AACGTCGGGCCCTATCGCCTCCCGCACGGCTTTCGCACGCGCGACACCGCGTTTGCCGGCCGCAGGGTCCAGTTGGACGGCGGCGGCTTGGGTTCGACCCGCGTGTTCGCGAAAGGGATCGAATTTCAACCCGCGCCAGCCGGCTGCAACGGCAGCGGCGGCCTTCGCGGCAAACTCTTCGGGCGTCTTCGCGTCGCCATACCAGTGGTTCGCATAGAGATCCAGCGAATCCCGAACACGGCCCCCTAGCAGGTCGTGGAGCGGGCGACCGACCGATTTGCCCTTGATGTCCCAGCAGGCCAGGTCGAAGCCGGCCATTGCGCCGTATAGGGCCAGCGAATGGCCCAGCCCCCAATAGCTACCGCGGAAAACGGATTGCCACAGCGCCTCCGGCCGTGCGGGGTCGCATCCGAGCACGAATCGCTCGCCCACTGCCCGCGCCGCGGCAAGCACACTCTCGCCGCCGACGCCGTAGGGCATTGCGATCTCCCCCACCCCGCAAAGTCCATCGTCGGTGCAGAGCCGGATGGCGAAAAGCTGGTGATGCGGCGGGCGTTTCCGCAAATCGATGTGATACAACTGTATGCGTTCGACCTTCATTCGCTTGCCCCATGCAGGGGCCGGACGGCAGCGGGCTGACGCCCCGCAGGACGCCGACCTTCTACGAACCTCGGCTTAAGGCTAGTATGTTCCAGCGTGCGTTCCCAGAAAATTTCTATCGATCCGCCGGATCCGCGGAGACGCCTCTACGGAGCTACCGACTAGAGCAACAGCCAGACCGCGGCGGCGACCGCCAGCCGATACCATGCGAACGGCGCGAGACCGTGACGGGAAATCCAGTGCAGAAAAAAGCGGATTGCCGCGGCGGCCGACAGATACGCCACGATAAATCCGATGGCAAACCAGGGGATGGTCTCCGCCGTCAGCAACGAAGCATTTTTCAGCAGATCGTAGGCCACGGCCAGCGTCATCACGGGCACGGCCGCGAAGAACGAGTATTTCACCGCACTGGCGCGGTCCAGCCCCAGCATCATCGCGCCGAGGATCGTGCAGGTCGACCTGGACATGCCGGGCCAGAGGGCAAGGCACTGAAAGAGGCCAATGCCCAGCGCCATCCGCCACGTCATGGCGGAGAGACCGACAGCCGGACGGTCACTATGCAGCCGCTCCGCAACCAGGATCCACACCGCGCCCGCCGCCAGCCCGACCGCAACGGTGTCCGGGCCAAACAGGTGCGCCTTGATCGCAGCGTGGCTCGCCCGCCCGACCACCACCGCGGGAAGCGTGGTCAGCCCGAGAAAGAGGATTCCATTGTAACCGCTGAAACCCGGGCCTGAGGGCTCGCTGAACAATTCCGCGAACGTTCGCGTGTACATGGTGACCACTGCCAGGATCGCCCCGAGTTGGATGAAGACCTCGAACAGCTTCGCCGTTTCTCCGTCGAAGCCGAGC is a window encoding:
- a CDS encoding undecaprenyl-diphosphate phosphatase, which translates into the protein MNEHWIAVVMGLVEGFTEFLPVSSTGHLILVGHLLGFDGETAKLFEVFIQLGAILAVVTMYTRTFAELFSEPSGPGFSGYNGILFLGLTTLPAVVVGRASHAAIKAHLFGPDTVAVGLAAGAVWILVAERLHSDRPAVGLSAMTWRMALGIGLFQCLALWPGMSRSTCTILGAMMLGLDRASAVKYSFFAAVPVMTLAVAYDLLKNASLLTAETIPWFAIGFIVAYLSAAAAIRFFLHWISRHGLAPFAWYRLAVAAAVWLLL
- a CDS encoding mandelate racemase/muconate lactonizing enzyme family protein; the encoded protein is MKVERIQLYHIDLRKRPPHHQLFAIRLCTDDGLCGVGEIAMPYGVGGESVLAAARAVGERFVLGCDPARPEALWQSVFRGSYWGLGHSLALYGAMAGFDLACWDIKGKSVGRPLHDLLGGRVRDSLDLYANHWYGDAKTPEEFAAKAAAAVAAGWRGLKFDPFREHAGRTQAAAVQLDPAAGKRGVARAKAVREAIGPDVRLYFDLHGALAPDDAVRWCAELVELEPAFIEEPVATLHADATARVRAALPRLPLAGGERLYLRQHFLPYLEKGLFDVVQPDVCLAGGITETRKIAALAESYSVRVQLHNCAGPICTAASLHLMLATPNASPQEWFPFWEDGRYDMVHEPFEPIARDGAFDAAHANRPGLGVELNDDYVQPFLVSELSK